The following coding sequences lie in one Flavobacterium cyclinae genomic window:
- the sufC gene encoding Fe-S cluster assembly ATPase SufC, which yields MLQIKNLHASVEDKDILKGINLEIKAGEVHAIMGPNGAGKSTLSSIIAGNENYEVTEGEIFLDGEEISELAPEERAHKGVFLSFQYPVEIPGVSVTNFIKTAINEKRKANGEEEMPANEMLKKIREKSELLEMDRKFLSRSLNEGFSGGEKKRNEIFQMAMLEPKIAILDETDSGLDIDALRIVANGVNKLKNENNAVLVITHYQRLLDYIVPDFVHVLMDGKIVKTGGADLALELEEKGYDWIKNELN from the coding sequence ATGTTACAGATAAAAAACTTACACGCTTCGGTAGAAGACAAAGACATATTAAAAGGGATTAACCTTGAAATTAAAGCAGGAGAAGTACATGCGATTATGGGACCAAATGGTGCCGGAAAATCAACATTATCTTCTATCATTGCAGGAAACGAAAATTACGAAGTAACCGAAGGTGAAATCTTTTTAGACGGAGAAGAAATTTCAGAATTAGCTCCAGAAGAAAGAGCACACAAAGGTGTTTTCTTATCGTTCCAATATCCAGTGGAAATTCCAGGAGTTTCGGTAACGAATTTCATCAAAACCGCTATTAATGAAAAACGCAAAGCGAATGGTGAAGAAGAAATGCCAGCCAATGAAATGTTGAAGAAAATCCGTGAGAAATCGGAGTTGTTAGAAATGGACAGAAAATTCTTATCGCGTTCTTTAAACGAAGGTTTTTCAGGTGGTGAAAAGAAACGTAACGAGATTTTCCAAATGGCAATGTTAGAGCCAAAAATCGCTATTTTGGACGAAACCGATTCAGGTTTGGATATCGATGCATTACGAATTGTTGCTAATGGTGTAAACAAATTGAAAAACGAAAACAACGCGGTATTAGTGATTACGCACTACCAACGTTTGTTAGACTATATCGTTCCAGATTTCGTTCACGTTTTAATGGATGGAAAAATCGTAAAAACGGGTGGAGCTGATTTAGCTTTAGAGCTTGAAGAAAAAGGATACGATTGGATAAAGAATGAATTGAACTAG